The Megasphaera elsdenii DSM 20460 genome includes the window GGCTCAGGGCCGTTTCGACGGTATGCGTGATCAGGCGGCGCAGCGGACGGGCACCGAACTGCGGGTCGAACCCTTTGTCTGCCAATTCCTGTAAGGCTTCGTCGGTCCAGGTGAGGTGGATCTTGACCTGTTTTTCCAGACGCTTGCCGAGGCGTTCCAAGAGGATAGCGGCGATGTTGCGTACCTGGTCTTTCTGGAGCGCTTTGAAGACGACGATGTCGTCAACACGGTTGAGAAATTCCGGACGGAAGTACTGTTTGAGCAGTTCGCGGACTTTCGCATTGGCTTCGTCGTAGTCCTTCGATTCGAGGATTTCGTGAGAGCCGAGGTTACTGGTCATGATGATGATGGTGTTCTTGAAGTTGACCACACGGCCTTTGCCATCGGTCAGGCGGCCATCGTCGAGAATCTGCAACAGGACGTTGAAGATATCCGGATGGGCCTTTTCGATTTCATCGAGGAGAATGACGCTGTACGGACGACGGCGGACGGCTTCCGTGAGCTGGCCCCCTTCATCATAGCCGACATATCCCGGAGGAGCCCCGATCAGACGGGATACGGTATGCTTTTCCATGTATTCCGACATATCGATGCGGATGATGTTACGTTCATCATCGAAGAGGGCTTCTGCCAAAGTCTTGGCCAGTTCGGTCTTGCCGACACCGGTCGGGCCGAGGAAGATGAAGGAACCGATCGGACGGTTCGGGTCTTTGATACCGGCACGGGCACGGATAATGGCATCGCTGACGACGCGGACGGCATCGTCCTGGCCGACGACCCGTTTATGCAACGTTTCGTCGAGGTGCAGGAGTTTTTCCCGTTCGCCGGTCATCATCTTAGTGACCGGGATGCCGGTCCAGCGGCTGACGACCTGAGCGATATCTTCTTCGCCGACTTCTTCTTTGAGGAGCTGCGAATCCTGGTGTTCCGCCAGGTAGGCTTCCTGTTCTTTCAACTGTTTCTGCAATTCCGGCAGTTTGCCGTACTTCAGTTCCGAAGCTTTGGCCAGATCGTAGTTGCGTTCGGCCTGGGCCATGTCACTCTTGACGGCGTCGATTTCTTTCTTCAAGCCCTGGGTGCGCAGGATGGACTGTTTTTCTTTATCCCACTGGGCTTTGAGCTTGCTTTCCTTTTCTTTCAATTCATTCTTCGTTTCCGTGATCTTAGCCAGCCGTTCTTTGGAAGCGTCGTCCGTTTCTTTGTTCAGGGACTGTTCTTCGATTTCCAGCTGCATGATCTTATGGCGCAGTTCGTCAATCGGCGTCGGCATGGATTCGATTTCCGTACGCAGTTTGGCTGCGGCTTCGTCGACGAGGTCGATGGCCTTATCCGGCAGGAAGCGGTCGGAAATGTAGCGGTCCGACAGGACAGCGGCAGCGACCAGGGCCTTATCACGGATGCGGACGCCATGATGGACTTCGTAACGTTCTTTCAGGCCACGGAGAATGGTGATTGTGTCTTCGACCGACGGCTGGTCAACCATGACCGGCTGGAAACGACGTTCCAAAGCGGCATCTTTTTCGATGTATTTCTGGTATTCATTGAGGGTCGTAGCGCCGATGCAGCGCAGGTCACCACGGGCCAGCATCGGTTTCAGGATGTTGCCGGCATCCATGGAGCCTTCCGAAGCGCCAGCGCCGACGACGGTGTGGATTTCATCGATGAAGAGAAGGATCTGGCCGTCGGATTTGGCGATTTCATTGAGGACCGATTTGAGTCGTTCTTCAAATTCGCCACGGTATTTGGCACCGGCGATGAGGGAGCCCATATCGAGGGAGTAGAGGGTCTTGTTTTTCAGCGATTCCGGAACGTCACCGCTGACGATACGGCGGGCCAACCCTTCGACGATAGCCGTCTTGCCGACACCAGGTTCACCGATGAGGACCGGGTTGTTCTTACGACGGCGGGACAGGATTTCGATGGTACGGCGGATTTCATCATCACGGCCGATGACCGGATCCAGTTTGTTCTGGCGGGCAGCGGCGGTCAGATCGCGGCCGTATTTTTCCAGGGCCTTGTAGTTTTCTTCCGGGTTATCACTGTTGACGTTAGCCTTGCGGTTAGCCTTGATGGTACTCATGATTTTGTCCTGCGTCAATCCGAATTCACGGCACAACTGCTGGACTTCGTCGTCGCTTTCGCTGACGATACCCATGAGGATGTGTTCCGTGCTGATGTATTCATCGTGCATAGAGTCTGCCAACTGCTGGGCTTTGCCGATGACACGGACCATTTCCGTCGACATGGACAACTGGCTGGAGCCCTTGACGGACGGAATCTTCTTCAGTAACTGTTCCAAGCGGGCCTGGAGCATGGGGACGTCGGTATGACATTCCGAGAAAATCGTGTTGAGCAGGCCTTCCGGTTCTTTTGTCAAGCCCATGAGCATATGGACCGATGAGAGTTCCTGGTTATAATGGAGCGCGGCGATCTGCTGGGCAGACTGGAAGGCTTCGATGACCTTTTGCGTATATTTTTCGTTTCCCATAATTAAGACCTCCTTACTTATGGTGGAAGTAATCATTCTTAGGAGCTTTCCTCAAGCTCTAGTATCATTATACCGTTAAAAGTCAAAAAGTCAATAGGTCAAAAGAAGAAAAGTCAAAAAATATATTTGACAAAGGAAGGGGCCTTTCGCTACACTTAATCTGTCAGGAAGGAGACGCACTTATGGATGAAAAAGAACGGAAAGCGTTTGAAGGCGACGCCTTTGCCCAATGCGCTATGGGCGACGATTATTTCTTTGAAGCTTTCGATGCCGATATAGAATATAAAGATGTTTTATATAAGAAGGCCCTGTACTGGTACCACCGGGCTGCCCAGAAAGGACACGCGGCCAGTCAGTATAACCTGGCCTATCAGTATGAACACGGACTGGGGACGGATACCGACATGGAACAGGCCGTGTACTGGTACCGCCGGGCGGCCAATCAGGGGTATGGCACGGCCGAAAACAACCTGGGCCATCTCTACGAAACGGGGAACGGCCTGCCCCAGGATTATGGACTGGCTTTGCACTGGTACGGCCGGGCTGCCCGCCATGATGACGCCGACGGCCAGTGCAATACGGCCATCATGTACCAGTTCGGCTATGCCGGCCCGCGGGATTATGACAAGGCCGCCTACTGGTATGCCCAGGCGGCCAAAAAGGGCAATGCCATTGCCCAGAACAACCTGGGATACCTTTACGAAACGGGCCGCGGTGTCCCGCAGGACTGGGAACTGGCAGCCCGCTGGTACTATGAAGCCGCCATGGCCGGAGACGGGCCGGCCCAGAATAATCTGGGCGTACTCTACCGCGACGGTCACGGCGTCCGCCACGACCTTTGCCAGGCCGTCTATTGGTTCGCCCAGTCGGCGGCTTCCGGGTACAAGGAAGGCATGAAGAATTATGCCCATGCCCTGGAAAAAGGCGAAGGCGTAGAAAAAGACACGGTCGAAGCGGCCTATTGGCGGCAGAAGGGAAAGAAATAGGAGTGATATTTTACTAGTCAACATTACAGAAATATAATATTGACTATCCAGGCTAAAAGGAGTATACTGAAGATATCAAAAACGAATTGTAAAATTCACAAAATTGCAGGGAAAGGGGCATGAAAATGGGAAACTATATTGGGCATACTAGCGAAGACGGACGACAGCAACTGCTGATAGACCATTTGAAAGGGACCAGCCTTTTGGCCGAACGATTTGCCAGTGTGTTTGATGCGCCCGAATGGGGAAGGATGGCTGGATTATATCATGACATCGGGAAATATAGTGCGGCTTTCCAGCGACGGATCCTGGAAGATGGGCCGCTGGTCGATCATTCTACAGCCGGTGCCTTGCTGATGAAGAAAGTAAAGAATGTTCCTTTGGCTTTCTGTATTGCCAGTCATCACAGTGGCCTCCTCAATACGGGAACGAAATTATCAAAAGTCGATGACGGTACCCTGATGGGGCGGCTGAAAAAAGAATTGAAGGGCAAACTGGACTATTCGGCTTATCGCCAGGAACTGCCTGAACCCGTACCGATTCGCAAGGCGCCGGCCTTTTTATACGGAAAAGACCAGTTCTATTATTCCTTCTTCATCCGCATGCTTTTTTCCTGTTTAGTCGATGCCGATTTTTTGGATACGGAGCGATTCGTAAACGATGGCAAAGTGCAGCGCGGCGGATTCGCGACGATGGAGGAACTTCACGATTTATTTTTCGCGTATTATGCAACTTTTGGAAAACCCACTACGCCTATCAATCAAAAACGGCAGGAAATTTATCAGCAATGTCTGGATGCGGCTGAAAAAGAGCCAGGTATGTTTAGTCTGACCGTTCCGACCGGTGGCGGTAAGACCTTGTCTTCCTTGGCTTTTGCCTTGAAACATGCTATAAAATACAAGAAACAGCGGATTATTTATATCATCCCCTATACTTCGATTATTGAACAGACTGCCGATATTTTCCGTAATATTCTAGGGGATGGTAACGTCATCGAACACCATATGAATGTCGATTACGATAAAGATTACGATAAAAATTACGACGATGACAAAAAGGAAGATGATGGCTTGAACCGCAAAAAGCTGGCGACTGAAAATTGGGATGCGCCCGTCATTGTGACGACAAATGTGCAGTTTTTTGAATCCCTCTTTGCGGCTAAGACCAGCCGGTGCCGCAAGGTACATAATATTGCCAATAGCGTCCTCATCTTTGATGAAGCACAGATGCTCCCTGAGCCTTATTTGCGGCCTTGCATCCGCAGCATGGGCGAATTGGTGGCTAATTATCGTTGTACGGCAGTATTGTGTACGGCAACGCAGCCGAGTTTGGAAACGTATTTTTCCCGGATCGGAGAAGACCTGAAAGTGCGGGAAATCTGTCCGGATACCCAAGACTTGTATGGATTTTTCAGGCGCGTCACTTATCGATTCATGGATGTAGATTCCCTGGAATCCTTGGCGGCGCAGCTGAAAGAGCATGAGCAGGTCCTGTGTGTCACTAATTCCAAGAAGGACGCTCGGGACTTGTATCAGATGATGGCGGGCGATGGATGTTATCATTTGTCGACCTTCATGTATCCGGCTCATCGGCGCCGTGTCTTAGCCATCATCCGTCAGCGCCTTCAGGAGGGCTTGCCCTGCCGGGTCATTTCGACCAGCTTGATCCAGGCTGGTGTCGATGTCGATTTCCCTGTCGTTTATCGTGAAATTGCGGGCCTGGATAGTATCATACAGACCGGCGGCCGCTGCAATCGGGAGGGGAAACAGCGGACAGAAGACAGCATCGTATCTATTTATGATTTGCCTAAACCTATGAACCGGATTCCGGCTTTCGTGCGGCGCCCTATCGAAATAACCCAGATGGTGGCGAAGGACCATGCCGACATAGCCAGTGCAGAGAGTATTAAAGCGTATTTCGACCAGCTCCATTATACGCTTGGCGAAGACCAGCTGGACAGTAAAGATGTGTTAAAACGATTAGAAGTGAATAAACCGGCCTTTACAGAGATTGCAAAAGATTTCAAACTGATAGAAGAAGACAGCCGGACCGTTTTTATTCCTATAGATGATGACCTGGACAACCAGAAAATCCTGGCACAATTGAGAAGCGGTGTTTGCAACCGGTCCATACTCCGTAAGGCGAATCAATATATGGTCGGCGTCTATGAGAATCAGTTCAGGAAACTAGAGGAAACGAATAAGCTGGAAGCGTTGGAGTTTGGATTGTATGTACTAACGGATCCGGCAGCATATGATCCGGATACGGGGCTCGTCGTCAATATGGAAGATGGAATAGGCATCTTTTTATAAATTAGGGAGATGATGATATGGCAATACGAGTAGAAGTTTGGGGAGATTATGCCTTATTCTCCCGGCCGGAAATGAAAACAGAACGCGTCAGTTATGATGTCATGACGCCGTCTGCGGCACGAGGCATCATTGAGGCGATTTATTGGCATCCCGGACTCAAATGGATTATTGATAAAATCTATGTCCTCAGTCCTATCCGGTTCACCAATATCCGCCGCAATGAAGTCAAGGCAAAGGCCAGCGCCAGAGCGGCCAAGCAGGCGATGACTAAGAAAAATGTGGACTTGTATTTGAGTACGAAAGAAGAAATCCAGCAGCGGGCTTCTATGGTACTGTGCAAGGTGCATTATGTCATCGAAGCGCATTTTGAACTGACCGATAAGGCCAATGCTTCTGACAATGCTGGAAAGTTCCAGGATATCATCCGCCGCCGCTTGAAGCGGGGACAATGTTATCATACGCCTTATTTTGGCTGCCGGGAATTTCCTGTCAATTTCCGGGAATACGAATTTGACAGTGTGCCGACAGCCTATGCCGGGGAAGATAAGGAATTAGGCTATATGCTGTATGACATGGATTATTCCGATTTACAGCACATACGGCCTATGTTCTTCAAAGCGACCTTACATAATGGGGTCCTGGATTTGCGGGATTGTGAGGTGCACTCATGATTTTACAATCGTTGGTAGCGTATTATGAAACCTTAGCCCGGCAGGGAGCTATTGCCAAGCCGGGGTGGGGGGACTATAAGATTTCCTATGCTGTCAATCTGAATCAGCAGGGCGAAGTCATCGGAATCCTATCCTTAGAAAAAGAAGTGATGCGGGGGAAAAAGACGGTATCCGTACCTACGGTCCATATGCTGCCGGAAGGCGTGAAAAAATCGTCGGGTATCCGGCCGCAGTTCCTGTGGGCCAATGCCGCTTATTGCCTGGGGCTGCCTAAAGACATGAAGACAGCGGATATGGCAGAAGATGCGGCAGCTAAATGGGAAAAAGAGAAAAAACGGAGTATAGCTTGTTTTGAAGCGATGAAAAAATATCATTTGGATATCTTAGAAGCTGTCCACACGCCGTCAGCAGAGGCATTGAAGCGGTTCTTTACGACGTGGAAGCCGGAAACAGCAGAAAATCATCCCGTGTTGAAACCCTATCTGGCCACCAACCTGTTGACAGCCAATGTAATGTATGCCGTCGAAGGTGTCTTTGTCAAAGATGATGAAACCATCAGGGCTGCCTGGGATGCCCATTATAATCAGCCATCTGCTGATGCTGTCGAAGGGCAGTGTTTGGTCACGGGGAAAATAGCTCCCATTGCCCGCATCCATCCCAATATCAAAGGCGTCCGCGGCGCTCAGTCCTCAGGAGCTTCCTTAGTATCTTTCAACGCAGATGCTTTTGAATCATACGGTCATTCAGGGGGGCAGTGCTATAATGCCCCTGTCAGCGAACATGCCGCTTTTGCCTATACGACGGCATTGAATCAGCTTATTGCCGATGAAAAGCACTGTAAGGTCATTGGCAATACGACCGTTGTCTATTGGGCAGCCGATGGGGAAGAAGCCTATCAGGATTTGCTTCATAGCGCCGTTTTTGAAGATGATGACACTATTGATGATGAGACACTTGATGCCTTGTTTTCTCACATCCAAAAAGGAATGCCCTTTGATTTTCAAGGAGTTCCCATCCATCCCGATACGCCTTTTTATATCTTAGGATTATCGCCAAATGCAGCCAGACTCTCAGTCCGTTTTTTCTTACAGGATACGTTCGGTCATTTTATCGACCACGTGCGCAAACATTATGAAAGACTGGAAATCGTTATGCCTCAGCAGTATCGGGCTTACTTGCCATTAGGGAGATTGTTGGGGGTAACAGTGAATCCTAAACGTAAGGACACGAAAGGAAAACCTGATAAAAAGTATGAGAAAGCATCCCCACTTCTGGCAGGTGCTGTGATGCGTAGCATCCTTTCTGATACGCCTTACCCGCAGGCTTTATACAATAGCGTCATGTTGAGAGTCAAAGCAGACCAGGATGATAAAGATAATTATATCTATAAAATTAGTGCCGAAAAAGCCGCCATCATCAAGGCTTGTTTATTGAAGAATTTTCCGAAAGGAGAGGAAGTAACTGTGGCATTGAATGAAGAAAGTACGAATACGGCCTATGTATTAGGCCGACTGTTCTCTGTATTGGAACAAATTCAGGAAAAAGCCCATGAAAAAGATAATGGACGCGGTAAGGTTCCCGACTCAGAAAAGAATCGGAAAGGAATAAATAGCACGATTAAGGATCGATTTTTTAATAGTGCGGCTGCGACCCCGGGATGGGTATTTCCAATTTTGTTGAAAATGGCCAACCACCATTTACGCAAATTGAATGACAGAAAGGGATTGAAAATTGAACTGGAAAAAATGGTCACAGAATTGGAAGGGAAAATCGAGATGAATGGCCAGCCTATTCCGGCGCGGATGAATTTGAACGATCAAGGCTTATTTATTTTAGGCTATTACCATCAGACCCAGAAACGGTATATGAAAAAGGAGGAAAAATAAGATGTCCGAACCCATTAAAAATCGCTATGAATTTACCATCCTGTTTGACGTAGAAAATGGCAATCCCAATGGAGATCCCGATGCCGGCAATATGCCGCGCGTAGACCCGGAAACCGGATACGGCCTGGTTACCGATGTCTGCTTGAAGCGTAAGATACGCAATTGCATTGAAACGATTTGCGAAGACCAGCCTGGCTATCGCATTTACGTCAAAGAAGGCGTTCCTTTGCAGCGCAGTGACAAAGAAGCGTTAACCTACGTGGGCATTGATGAAAAGACGGATATAAAAAAGATGAAAAAAGATGATCCGGAACTGGACCGTAAAATCTGTGACTTTATGTGCCAGAATTTCTTTGACATCCGTACCTTTGGCGCCGTCATGACGACCTTTGTCAAGAGTGCACTCAATTGCGGCCAAGTCCGCGGTCCCGTTCAGTTAGGCTTTGCCCGCAGCATTGATCCTATCGTACCACAGGAAGTCACCATTACCCGTGTCGCCATCACGACGGAAAAAGATGCGGAAAACAAGAACACCGAAATCGGCAGAAAATATATCATTCCCTATGCGTTATACCGCGTAGACGGCTATGTATCAGCCAACCTGGCACGGAAAGTGACCGGTTTCAGTGAAGACGATTTACAGTATTTATGGAAAGCCATCATTAATATGTTCGAATACGACCATTCCGCTGCCAGAGGGAATATGGCTGTGCGCGAACTCATCGTATTCAAACACGATAGTGAATTGGGAAATGCTCCAGCATATAAACTTTTTGATACTGTTCACGTCCAGAAAAAAGAAGGCGTCGTCGCGCCCAGAAACTATACGGACTATGACGTAACCGTAGATGAAAGCAAAATCCCGGAACACGTTACGTGTACCCGGATGATTTAAACGTAGGAAAGAGGGGGTGCGAAGCCGTATCACACATAAAATATATCAGAGCTTCGCACCCGGCTTGATTTCTATAAAAATAAGCAATACCCGGAGAATTGACTCAAAAATTGAACTGCTATTCAATCAGTTCGCAATATGATTGATGAGAGAGCAGATAGTGACTGAGCCAATTTGCAGGCTCGTCGCACCCTTCACGGGTGCGTGGATTGAAATTAAAGTTGTCTTGATTCTTAGTTTATCATGGATAGGGTCGCACCCTTCACGGGTGCGTGGATTGAAATTATACATCAGGAGGCTCTAAATTAAATGAAACGAGCGTCGCACCCTTCACGGGTGCGTGGATTGAAATCTGAATGGGACCTGGAAAAATGCGTCCAGTGTACGTCGCACCCTTCACGGGTGCGTGGATTGAAATAATGAAACCGATGAAACGGTCAACAAGAAGACCAAGTCGCACCCTTCACGGGTGCGTGGATTGAAATGGCATGGACACGCTGACGGCGGACGGACCGGCCAAGCGTCGCACCCTTCACGGGTGCGTGGATTGAAATAATGAAACCGATGAAACGGTCAACAAGAAGACCAAGTCGCACCCTTCACGGGTGCGTGGATTGAAATCCGGCAGAACATCTCCTGACCAACGACGATATGGAGTCGCACCCTTCACGGGTGCGTGGATTGAAATACCTTCCTCAGCAAGGAAGAAATCGACGCCCTGGCGTCGCACCCTTCACGGGTGCGTGGATTGAAATATCGGCTGGATCACGGGCATCGAAGGGGTCTACTTCCGTCGCACCCTTCACGGGTGCGTGGATTGAAATTTATAATTACAACGCAGAGGAGTAAGGTGACCACGTCGCACCCTTCACGGGTGCGTGGATTGAAATCTCATGGCTTGCGACAAGGCCCTCGTTGAACCGTCGTCGCACCCTTCACGGGTGCGTGGATTGAAATTTTGAGCCAGAAAGATTATGCGTCGGGACAAATGGGGTCGCACCCTTCACGGGTGCGTGGATTGAAATGGCTTATGCCTGTGCCCGCGGTGCTGACCGCATGAGCGTCGCACCCTTCACGGGTGCGTGGATTGAAATTGATCAAGGCCGCCGCGATTTGCAGGCCTGGTGGACGTCGCACCCTTCACGGGTGCGTGGATTGAAATATATAGAACATCCTGAAAGAGATACTTTGGTCATCGTCGCACCCTTCACGGGTGCGTGGATTGAAATGTGTATTAGTTAACGGTGCCGATGGCCGCATGGGCAGCGTCGCACCCTTCACGGGTGCGTGGATTGAAATCAGCAGCAGCTGGGCGTCTTGCAGGACCGGCCGGACGTCGCACCCTTCACGGGTGCGTGGATTGAAATCCGGAAGTCGTCTACTGTGCCGGCAAGACCGTCCGTCGCACCCTTCACGGGTGCGTGGATTGAAATATCATCATGGCGACAATCGGCGTCCTCGTCGTCCTCGTCGCACCCTTCACGGGTGCGTGGATTGAAATTCGCCTGCAGACTGAAGGACGGGGCCATCTGCGCCGGTCGCACCCTTCACGGGTGCGTGGATTGAAATTGCATGTGTCCCGGTGGCGTCGTCGTCGGGGCGGCTTGTCGCACCCTTCACGGGTGCGTGGATTGAAATTCGATTTCAATCATACGGGGATGAGCATCGTCGAAAGTCGCACCCTTCACGGGTGCGTGGATTGAAATGCATGATACGCTGGAAACGTATACGGCTGTCAGTGGTCGCACCCTTCACGGGTGCGTGGATTGAAATCAAGACAGGCGTCATCTTCAAGGCCGCTATCGATACGTCGCACCCTTCACGGGTGCGTGGATTGAAATATTTTCCTTGTGGACGGCTTCGGCTGTTTCCTGCGTCGCACCCTTCACGGGTGCGTGGATTGAAATAGTAAAAAAGAAATCCGGTCAAATTTTGTTTACGGGTCGCACCCTTCACGGGTGCGTGGATTGAAATCCGATGCCATCTGCTTCGTCTCGGAAAAGGGGCGGGGTCGCACCCTTCACGGGTGCGTGGATTGAAATTATATACGCGTAAAACGTATAACCAAAGCTATATCAGTCGCACCCTTCACGGGTGCGTGGATTGAAATCCAGAAGGCAGCCGCCGAAGGGAGGTCAGTCCAGTCGCACCCTTCACGGGTGCGTGGATTGAAATCTGTCGATGAATTGATCAAAACGTTGGAAAAGCTGTGTCGCACCCTTCACGGGTGCGTGGATTGAAATGACACGGCGCACGGATACGCCGGCCAGGTACATCTCGTCGCACCCTTCACGGGTGCGTGGATTGAAATTGGCCATCGCTCTGAGCCTGCTGTGCACCGGCCTGGGCGTCGCACCCTTCACGGGTGCGTGGATTGAAATATGCGACACCACAAGACGCCGGCAGTGGCACGGGAAGTCGCACCCTTCACGGGTGCGTGGATTGAAATGGTAATGTCGCAGCGCTGGTCAAGTACGCGCTTGAGTCGCACCCTTCACGGGTGCGTGGATTGAAATTTACAAAGAAGCGCTGAAAGACGCTCGTAAGCAAGTCGCACCCTTCACGGGTGCGTGGATTGAAATGTGGAATAGCTATTACGGTTTCCCCCAGCAGTCGTGGTCGCACCCTTCACGGGTGCGTGGATTGAAATTTGCGTGGCTTGACTACATGGACGAGGACGAAAAACGTCGCACCCTTCACGGGTGCGTGGATTGAAATGGACATACGGAGCCAATATTCGTCCTGGTGATTACTGCGTCGCACCCTTCACGGGTGCGTGGATTGAAATGAACGTCTCCGCAGGCTGAATGACCCGAAACTTACTGTCGCACCCTTCACGGGTGCGTGGATTGAAATCAGCTTAGCATAATGCCAATCGTCCAGCACGTGCTTGTCGCACCCTTCACGGGTGCGTGGATTGAAATAGAACGAAGTGCAAAACCCTGGCCGATTACATTAACGTCGCACCCTTCACGGGTGCGTGGATTGAAATGCTGTATCAACGAAGAACTGGATATCTTCCGCTGTCGTCGCACCCTTCACGGGTGCGTGGATTGAAATAACGCAAACTTCGAAATTAATTGCTTGAAGAAATACGTCGCACCCTTCACGGGTGCGTGGATTGAAATGTTTTTGCAATATACGTCGCTATCCCTCCTCGTCAGTCGCACCCTTCACGGGTGCGTGGATTGAAATGTGAGGTGGCTAGTCAATCCGCTGATTTTCCCGGCGCGTCGCACCCTTCACGGGTGCGTGGATTGAAATGTGGATTCAAAAAGCAACTAATATCGACACTAAGCGTCGCACCCTTCACGGGTGCGTGGATTGAAATACTTACATGGATATGATAAATACATTGATGAAGAAGCGTCGCACCCTTCACGGGTGCGTGGATTGAAATTTTGTAGCTTAAAATTATAGTCAACTAGAATAGAGGCGTCGCACCCTTCACGGGTGCGTGGATTGAAATTTCTATTATTATCTCTTTTATCTCTTTACTCTTATGCGTCGCACCCTTCACGGGTGCGTGGATTGAAATAAGTAGGATGCGGAACCGTTCGTCTGAGATTGTGGAGCGTCGCACCCTTCACGGGTGCGTGGATTGAAATCGCAGCAGGTTATCCGGCTGATTGTATCGCCGTCAGGTCGCACCCTTCACGGGTGCGTGGATTGAAATTTGTATCAAGATGAAAAGAAGGTGGACTAATTATGCGTCGCACCCTTCACGGGTGCGTGGATTGAAATATCGCCCCCATTTTGGATTGTCAGCTCATAAGTCAAAGTCGCACCCTTCACGGGTGCGTGGATTGAAATAATGAAGCTGTCTAAGAGCTGCTGGCCGGCCTTCTGTCGCACCCTTCACGGGTGCGTGGATTGAAATAAAATGCATCGCTCCTCAGGAACGTTCAGCGGGAAACGAGTCCGGCGCGGCCTGTACCGTTTCGCCGACGGCAGGATGGCTAATGCCGACATCAACGGCGCCGCCAACATACTCCGCAAAAGTAAGCAGAACCTCGATTTCGAGGGACTGTGTAAGGGGCTTTTGGACAGCCCTTTGAGAATAAGGCTATCCTGATTTCAGGAGGAAACTTAAACAGCAACCTTCTCAAGAATCTCTCGCTTCTATAAGCGGGAGAGGTTCAAAGGCAGTATTTCAAATCTTCAAATCCGATTCTGCATAGAGTGCCGCATAGCCAGCCAGGGCGATGCGGCCTTTTTCTATGTGGCAATAGAGTTCGCCGCCCCGTTTCGAGGCCTGGTAGGCGACGAGGTCGGTTTTGTCGAGTTTGGCTGCCATGACGGGGATGATGTGGCAATGGCCGCTGCCGCAGACCGGGTCTTCCGGGACGGCGAGTTTCGGCGCAAAGGACCGGCTGACCGTGTCGTATTTGCTGCCTTTGGCCGTGATGTTGCAGAGCAGGCCGTCGAGTTGCT containing:
- the clpB gene encoding ATP-dependent chaperone ClpB, which translates into the protein MGNEKYTQKVIEAFQSAQQIAALHYNQELSSVHMLMGLTKEPEGLLNTIFSECHTDVPMLQARLEQLLKKIPSVKGSSQLSMSTEMVRVIGKAQQLADSMHDEYISTEHILMGIVSESDDEVQQLCREFGLTQDKIMSTIKANRKANVNSDNPEENYKALEKYGRDLTAAARQNKLDPVIGRDDEIRRTIEILSRRRKNNPVLIGEPGVGKTAIVEGLARRIVSGDVPESLKNKTLYSLDMGSLIAGAKYRGEFEERLKSVLNEIAKSDGQILLFIDEIHTVVGAGASEGSMDAGNILKPMLARGDLRCIGATTLNEYQKYIEKDAALERRFQPVMVDQPSVEDTITILRGLKERYEVHHGVRIRDKALVAAAVLSDRYISDRFLPDKAIDLVDEAAAKLRTEIESMPTPIDELRHKIMQLEIEEQSLNKETDDASKERLAKITETKNELKEKESKLKAQWDKEKQSILRTQGLKKEIDAVKSDMAQAERNYDLAKASELKYGKLPELQKQLKEQEAYLAEHQDSQLLKEEVGEEDIAQVVSRWTGIPVTKMMTGEREKLLHLDETLHKRVVGQDDAVRVVSDAIIRARAGIKDPNRPIGSFIFLGPTGVGKTELAKTLAEALFDDERNIIRIDMSEYMEKHTVSRLIGAPPGYVGYDEGGQLTEAVRRRPYSVILLDEIEKAHPDIFNVLLQILDDGRLTDGKGRVVNFKNTIIIMTSNLGSHEILESKDYDEANAKVRELLKQYFRPEFLNRVDDIVVFKALQKDQVRNIAAILLERLGKRLEKQVKIHLTWTDEALQELADKGFDPQFGARPLRRLITHTVETALSRDIIAGTIREGDTVTIGYDGNNFTFTPMRVHAA
- a CDS encoding tetratricopeptide repeat protein, giving the protein MDEKERKAFEGDAFAQCAMGDDYFFEAFDADIEYKDVLYKKALYWYHRAAQKGHAASQYNLAYQYEHGLGTDTDMEQAVYWYRRAANQGYGTAENNLGHLYETGNGLPQDYGLALHWYGRAARHDDADGQCNTAIMYQFGYAGPRDYDKAAYWYAQAAKKGNAIAQNNLGYLYETGRGVPQDWELAARWYYEAAMAGDGPAQNNLGVLYRDGHGVRHDLCQAVYWFAQSAASGYKEGMKNYAHALEKGEGVEKDTVEAAYWRQKGKK
- the cas3 gene encoding CRISPR-associated helicase Cas3' — protein: MGNYIGHTSEDGRQQLLIDHLKGTSLLAERFASVFDAPEWGRMAGLYHDIGKYSAAFQRRILEDGPLVDHSTAGALLMKKVKNVPLAFCIASHHSGLLNTGTKLSKVDDGTLMGRLKKELKGKLDYSAYRQELPEPVPIRKAPAFLYGKDQFYYSFFIRMLFSCLVDADFLDTERFVNDGKVQRGGFATMEELHDLFFAYYATFGKPTTPINQKRQEIYQQCLDAAEKEPGMFSLTVPTGGGKTLSSLAFALKHAIKYKKQRIIYIIPYTSIIEQTADIFRNILGDGNVIEHHMNVDYDKDYDKNYDDDKKEDDGLNRKKLATENWDAPVIVTTNVQFFESLFAAKTSRCRKVHNIANSVLIFDEAQMLPEPYLRPCIRSMGELVANYRCTAVLCTATQPSLETYFSRIGEDLKVREICPDTQDLYGFFRRVTYRFMDVDSLESLAAQLKEHEQVLCVTNSKKDARDLYQMMAGDGCYHLSTFMYPAHRRRVLAIIRQRLQEGLPCRVISTSLIQAGVDVDFPVVYREIAGLDSIIQTGGRCNREGKQRTEDSIVSIYDLPKPMNRIPAFVRRPIEITQMVAKDHADIASAESIKAYFDQLHYTLGEDQLDSKDVLKRLEVNKPAFTEIAKDFKLIEEDSRTVFIPIDDDLDNQKILAQLRSGVCNRSILRKANQYMVGVYENQFRKLEETNKLEALEFGLYVLTDPAAYDPDTGLVVNMEDGIGIFL
- the cas5c gene encoding type I-C CRISPR-associated protein Cas5c; translated protein: MAIRVEVWGDYALFSRPEMKTERVSYDVMTPSAARGIIEAIYWHPGLKWIIDKIYVLSPIRFTNIRRNEVKAKASARAAKQAMTKKNVDLYLSTKEEIQQRASMVLCKVHYVIEAHFELTDKANASDNAGKFQDIIRRRLKRGQCYHTPYFGCREFPVNFREYEFDSVPTAYAGEDKELGYMLYDMDYSDLQHIRPMFFKATLHNGVLDLRDCEVHS